Sequence from the Gemmatimonadota bacterium genome:
GATCTCCGTGGAGCGGCTATCCCTGTGCCCGAGCGCCGCGCCCACCACCTTGAGCGGGACGCCCCGCTGCACCAGCCAACTCCCCTCGTGCGCCGCAGGTCATGAATGGTCGCATCATGGACGCGCGCGGCCTCGCGGATACGCTCCCAGGCGCGCTCGATGTCCTCGCGCGGTTCCCGCTGGTCCTTCGGGGAAGGGAAGATCCACGGCGAATGTAGCATCCTCGGCAGGCTGCGCACGATCTCCATGGTCGGAGCCGAAAGCGGCACGATCTTCGGCTCGCCCGTCTTGGTGTCCTCGAGGAGTAAGCGGCGAGTCTCCAGATCCAGGCGGTCCCACCGAGCGCGTAGCAACTCGGTTTTCCGGCAGCAGGTCAAGAGCAGCAGCCGTATTGCCGCCGTGGCGTACACGTCGATCTCGGCGTTGAGTGCCCCCGCGAAAAACGGCCTGATCATTGCCTCCTGAACGAGAGCGGTGCGGAAATTGCAGTGTGTGGGGCCGTCTTCGTGCGTGGGTGAGCGACTGCGTCCCCGCCCGCCGGTCCGCCCCTTGGGTTTGGCCGTGTGTGGCAGGCCCAGTGATGCCCTGCGCACGAACGCTGCGGGGCGCCCCGCCGGTACAGGGGGGCGCCCCTGGTATTTTGTGGCCTCGCCGCCGCGCGGATCGGCTCCGGGAGCCGTGGGCCCCCCGCCCTTGCCGCGCCGAGCCGGCCTGCTTACAAATACAACGACTCCAAAAAGCCACGGGAGGCTCCCATGCTCCGCGTCCGGCGCAGTTTCGCCCTCGCCTTCCTGCTCCTGGCAGCCACGGCCGTCCGGCCGGAACCCGCCGACGCCCAGATCCTGAAGCGGATGAAGGAGCGCCTTCAGGAGAAGGCCGGTCAGAAGGCAGACACTCTGGTGGACAAGGCGGTTGATGCCGCGGCCAAGCCGCTCCTCGGCGGCGGCGAGAAGGCCACGCCAGCCCAGCCTGCCGCGCCGGCCCCCCCGGCCCCCGCCGCTGCCGGAACCGGTGCCGAGCCCGTGATCGACATCCTCGAGCCTTCCGAGTGGGCGGGCGGGGGGAACCGCGGAATCAGCATCGCGCCCAAACGGTCGATCCTGGTCCGGGGCACGGTGCGGCACGCGGGCGGCATCACGGACGTGCGCATCAATGGCGCCCGCGCCGCTTTCACCGTGGACCCGTCCGGCATGGCCGCCAGCTTCAGCGGTTACGCGCCCGTCGCGGCGGACACCCGGCAGGTCGAGATCGCCGCGCGCGGCGCCGACGGACGCGTCGCCTCCCGCAACTTCCCGGTCCAGCCGGCGGCGGCCGCCGCACCCACGGTCGCCGCCGCAGCCGCCGATGCCGGCGGACTCCGCGGCTTCAAGGGCCGGCGCTGGGCCGTCGTCATCGGGGTCAGCGACTACAAGGACCCCGCGATTCCGGACCTGCGTTACGCAGACGAGGACGCGCGCGCCGTTTACGACTTCCTGCGCTCGCCCGAGGCGGGCCTGGGTGGCATCCCCGCGGAGAACATCCTCCTGCTCCTCGACCAGCAGGCCACGGCCCGCAGCATCCGCTCGGCATTGCTCACCTTCCTCAAGCAGTCCACCGAGGACGACGTCATCTTTATCTACCTCGCGGGCCACGGGATGCCGGATCCACAGCGCCTGAACGACCTCTATATCCTCGCCTATGACACCGAGCTCGCCGACCTGGCGGCCACCGGCGTGCCCATGGAGGACATCAACCAGGCCATCACCAAGGCCTACGCCCGCAGCAAGATCCTTTTCACCGATGCCTGCCACTCGGCTGGCGTAGGAGCGGGCGGCAGCCGCGCCGTCAACATCAACCAGATCAATGGCCTCTTTCTGGACGCCATGAGCACCTCCTCC
This genomic interval carries:
- a CDS encoding site-specific integrase, coding for MIRPFFAGALNAEIDVYATAAIRLLLLTCCRKTELLRARWDRLDLETRRLLLEDTKTGEPKIVPLSAPTMEIVRSLPRMLHSPWIFPSPKDQREPREDIERAWERIREAARVHDATIHDLRRTRGVGWCSGASRSRWWARRSGTGIAAPRRSMRASPPRSRPRRWRCWARRLALCPRRRVADREVTHKEGAKARDDNARAAAPFGGRAARKRTPDCCPSARSIGAAR
- a CDS encoding caspase family protein yields the protein MLRVRRSFALAFLLLAATAVRPEPADAQILKRMKERLQEKAGQKADTLVDKAVDAAAKPLLGGGEKATPAQPAAPAPPAPAAAGTGAEPVIDILEPSEWAGGGNRGISIAPKRSILVRGTVRHAGGITDVRINGARAAFTVDPSGMAASFSGYAPVAADTRQVEIAARGADGRVASRNFPVQPAAAAAPTVAAAAADAGGLRGFKGRRWAVVIGVSDYKDPAIPDLRYADEDARAVYDFLRSPEAGLGGIPAENILLLLDQQATARSIRSALLTFLKQSTEDDVIFIYLAGHGMPDPQRLNDLYILAYDTELADLAATGVPMEDINQAITKAYARSKILFTDACHSAGVGAGGSRAVNINQINGLFLDAMSTSSGGFVAFTASEAAQLSQEGAEWGGGHGVYTHFLLEGLRGDADEDKDYIVTLGELMEYTRDRVRRATRNAQIPTISLTTYDRYWPMAITTR